CATCTTCCATCAAGGTCGCCGTCGTCCGAGCCACCACCCATGGTTCACGAAACCCACCTTCCGACGCCCGAGTCGCCGCCGTTCTAGCCCTTGGGAATGACTTCCGTTCCTCCACTGCATTCGCCTGCATCGAAGCCCTGATGGAGCGGCTTCATACGACCTCCAGCGCCGCCGTGGCTATGAAATCGCTTTTCACTCTGCATATAATTGTAATTCGAGGTCCGTTCAATCTGAGGGATCAGGTAGCGTATTTCCCCTGTTACGGAGGGCGAAATTTTCTCAACTTGTCCACGTTTCGCGACGTATCGGACTCGGAGATGAACGACTTGTCGTCTTGGGTGAGATGGTATGCCGGGGTTGTGGAGTCTAACGTGATTGTCGACAGGAAATTGGACCGAATTCTGTATTTCCGTTCAAGAAATTGCGAAATTGTCGAAGAacagaggaagaggaagattgATGTACCGGAGGAATTGGAAGTTCTTGTGGGTTTTGTGGAACGAATTTGCGAAGTTCCGGAATCGCTGTATCTTCAGAAGAAGGACTTGGTTTACGAGGTGGTGAGATTGGTTCTTGAGAATTACAGATTGGTTCAGAGGGAGATTTGGGTCCGAGTTAAGGAAATCGGAGACAGAGTCGAGAGCTTGAGTCTGGACGAGTTGACCGAGTTGGTGGGTATTATGACACGGTTGGAAAATTGCAGAAGGAAACTGAGTGTGTTGTTTGTGAACAGAGGGAAGAACGAGGAATTTTGGGAATTGGTGAAAATTACGAAAGGGAAACTGGCGGAAAAGAAGAGGATGAAAGAGGAGAAGAGGATGATAATGGTGGAGATGAAAGCGAACTCGGGCGAGTCGACTCGGTTGTGGAATCCATTTGTTGAACCGGGTCAATTGCTGTGGGTCCCAGCGGGTGATGGACCCATGGGCCCGGCTCTGCTTCCACTGACCGTTTCAACGGTAGGATAGTTCCGAGCTTTGTCTGTTACGTTTGAACTTGTAATCCGCtaaaaagttttttcttttttaaaaagaacGTGAAAAAGTTACctgagttttgttttttttttcctttttccaattttattctttcaatATGTTCTATTGAGTTTTGAATTTCGTTGTAAAGTAGAAATTTGACTGGATTGTTGTGATTATTCACGAAG
This genomic window from Benincasa hispida cultivar B227 chromosome 4, ASM972705v1, whole genome shotgun sequence contains:
- the LOC120074972 gene encoding putative clathrin assembly protein At4g40080; amino-acid sequence: MAIDQNKKLKNLTHALKDKASIIKATLSIPRRSSSIKVAVVRATTHGSRNPPSDARVAAVLALGNDFRSSTAFACIEALMERLHTTSSAAVAMKSLFTLHIIVIRGPFNLRDQVAYFPCYGGRNFLNLSTFRDVSDSEMNDLSSWVRWYAGVVESNVIVDRKLDRILYFRSRNCEIVEEQRKRKIDVPEELEVLVGFVERICEVPESLYLQKKDLVYEVVRLVLENYRLVQREIWVRVKEIGDRVESLSLDELTELVGIMTRLENCRRKLSVLFVNRGKNEEFWELVKITKGKLAEKKRMKEEKRMIMVEMKANSGESTRLWNPFVEPGQLLWVPAGDGPMGPALLPLTVSTVG